Proteins encoded by one window of Winogradskyella sp. PG-2:
- a CDS encoding DUF6638 family protein: MQKLKDANLYRSELIPVSGKLVERYNKCLKTLGFTQTKLKSFYIDGVGWSPEVAEEKKDMQYLNHGDANPHGIIISPLQKGKPVYLPFHSFDREMMQHVFRTHGQKINDITRDSAICIDFDQDIDVFYEPLDILKYDDVSITFRLIDNLEDIQKKQLKLIDKFKTGNNFIDESIHQELLESANTCGDLRDRDLSLHPLHFTTGSFFSRAFDGVYVLRDFIKPIVVFESKDVYKEAIKDTIHDVLLYHISQPELVDKLKDHIIIECNLESIVRTPNYDRIKKFELNQFLKKTQHPVKDILNDKVLFKSYLNKINIKERKQVMGVELYLEKLERSNAHKVEDMVEQSLYFALHQPHSSLSAEHRDLIHKLLINIAPKDVLFLYWYDKEQFYNSYDTWDDSFRDWVIERISNNI, from the coding sequence ATGCAAAAATTAAAAGACGCCAACTTATATAGAAGTGAACTCATTCCAGTCAGTGGAAAGCTAGTAGAGCGTTATAATAAATGTCTTAAAACTCTAGGATTCACCCAGACAAAACTTAAGTCGTTTTATATAGATGGAGTGGGTTGGAGTCCTGAAGTTGCTGAAGAGAAAAAAGATATGCAATACCTTAATCATGGAGATGCAAATCCGCATGGTATCATAATATCGCCATTGCAGAAAGGAAAGCCTGTATATTTACCGTTTCATTCTTTTGATAGAGAAATGATGCAACATGTCTTTAGAACTCATGGTCAAAAGATTAATGATATTACCAGGGATTCAGCAATATGTATAGATTTTGATCAAGATATAGATGTGTTTTATGAGCCTTTAGATATTCTTAAATATGATGATGTAAGTATTACATTTCGTTTGATTGATAATTTAGAGGATATTCAAAAAAAGCAATTAAAACTGATTGATAAGTTTAAAACAGGTAATAATTTTATAGATGAAAGTATACATCAAGAATTATTAGAATCTGCTAATACTTGTGGTGACTTACGAGATAGAGATTTAAGTTTACATCCATTGCATTTTACTACAGGTTCGTTTTTCTCACGAGCTTTTGATGGTGTATATGTTTTGAGAGATTTTATTAAGCCAATTGTTGTTTTTGAAAGTAAAGACGTTTATAAAGAAGCTATAAAAGATACAATTCACGATGTGTTATTATATCATATTTCACAGCCTGAATTAGTAGACAAACTCAAAGATCATATTATTATAGAGTGTAATTTAGAATCTATTGTAAGAACACCAAATTATGATAGAATTAAAAAATTTGAACTCAATCAGTTCTTAAAAAAGACGCAACACCCAGTAAAAGATATTTTAAATGATAAGGTTTTGTTTAAAAGCTATTTAAATAAAATCAATATAAAAGAGCGTAAGCAAGTTATGGGAGTGGAATTGTATCTCGAAAAGCTTGAACGTAGTAATGCCCATAAAGTCGAAGATATGGTAGAGCAATCACTATATTTTGCTTTACATCAACCACATTCATCGTTATCGGCTGAGCACCGCGATTTAATCCATAAACTACTTATTAATATAGCTCCTAAGGATGTTTTGTTTTTGTATTGGTATGATAAAGAGCAGTTTTATAATAGCTATGATACTTGGGATGACTCGTTTAGAGATTGGGTAATTGAACGTATTAGTAACAATATATAA
- the nudK gene encoding GDP-mannose pyrophosphatase NudK: MTSDKIKNIEKKLLSDNWYTLNKFTFEFKSKNGKWIEQQRECYDRGNGAVILLYNKEKGTVVLTKQFRMPTYINGNEDGFMIEACAGLLDNDNAEDCIKKETEEETGFRIENVTKVMEAYSSPGSVTEILYSFTAEYSDEMKVSEGGGLASETEDIEVLEISFEDALNMVNDGQIKDMKTICLLQYAQINSLLECKN; encoded by the coding sequence ATGACGAGTGATAAAATTAAAAATATAGAAAAAAAACTGTTATCAGATAATTGGTATACGCTTAATAAGTTCACTTTTGAATTTAAATCAAAAAATGGAAAATGGATAGAGCAGCAACGCGAGTGTTATGATAGAGGTAATGGTGCTGTGATTTTATTGTACAACAAAGAAAAAGGCACAGTAGTTTTAACAAAACAGTTTCGTATGCCAACATACATAAATGGGAATGAAGATGGTTTTATGATTGAAGCTTGTGCTGGTTTATTAGATAATGATAACGCAGAAGATTGCATTAAAAAAGAAACAGAGGAAGAAACTGGTTTTAGAATAGAAAATGTTACTAAAGTTATGGAAGCCTATTCGTCTCCTGGATCTGTTACCGAAATTCTCTATTCTTTTACAGCTGAATATTCAGATGAGATGAAGGTAAGTGAAGGCGGAGGTTTAGCAAGTGAAACTGAGGATATTGAAGTTTTAGAAATTTCATTTGAAGATGCATTGAATATGGTCAATGATGGACAAATAAAAGACATGAAGACGATTTGTTTATTACAATACGCTCAAATTAATAGCTTATTAGAATGCAAAAATTAA